The following are encoded in a window of Mycobacterium decipiens genomic DNA:
- a CDS encoding AMP-binding protein: protein MAAAEFAGPNPLSYDRGPSTPALLESTIGANFAATAARYPHRDALVDVGAARRWSYAELLADVRRLATGLVRAGIGAGDRVGIWAPNRWEWVLVQYATAEIGAVLVTINPAYRVRELDYALRQSGVAMVIAATGFKDADYRGMLAEVGPRCPDLADVVFMESDGWDALAGAEPDPTALQRTAATLHSGDPVNIQYTSGTTGYPKGVTLSHRNILNNGFLVGELLGYTAQDRICIPVPFYHCFGMVMGNLAATTHGAAMVIPAPGFNPADTLRAVQTERCTSLYGVPTMFIAELGLPEFADYELGSLRTGIMAGAPCPVEVMRKVISHMHMPGVSICYGMTETSPVSTQTRTDDSLARRVGTVGRVGPHLEIMVVDPVTGETVPRGVVGEFCTRGYSVMAGYWNDPEKTAEVIDADGWMHTGDLAAMDECGYVRIAGRIKDLVIRGGENISPREIEELLFTHPDIVDGHVIGVPDAKYGEELMAVVKLRAGAPELTVERLREFCLGRIARFKIPRYLWIVDEFPMTVTGKVRKVEMRQRAVEYLSGRQ, encoded by the coding sequence GTGGCAGCCGCGGAATTCGCAGGCCCCAATCCGCTTTCCTATGATCGCGGTCCGAGCACGCCAGCGTTGCTCGAGTCGACGATCGGCGCCAACTTCGCAGCCACCGCCGCCAGATACCCACATCGGGACGCGCTCGTCGACGTCGGGGCCGCGCGGCGGTGGAGTTATGCCGAACTGCTGGCCGACGTGCGCCGGCTGGCGACGGGGCTGGTGCGGGCGGGGATCGGCGCGGGCGATCGGGTCGGCATCTGGGCGCCGAACCGGTGGGAGTGGGTGCTTGTCCAGTACGCGACAGCTGAGATCGGTGCGGTCTTGGTGACGATAAACCCCGCCTACCGGGTTCGCGAATTGGATTATGCGCTTAGGCAATCCGGCGTCGCGATGGTAATCGCGGCAACGGGTTTCAAGGATGCGGACTATCGTGGCATGCTGGCCGAGGTGGGGCCGCGATGTCCCGATCTGGCCGACGTGGTTTTTATGGAAAGCGATGGCTGGGACGCGCTGGCGGGTGCCGAGCCCGATCCGACTGCACTGCAGCGGACCGCGGCGACGCTGCATAGCGGTGATCCGGTCAACATCCAATACACTTCCGGTACAACGGGATACCCGAAGGGTGTAACGCTGAGCCATCGCAATATCCTCAACAACGGCTTCTTGGTTGGTGAGCTGCTCGGGTACACCGCGCAAGATCGGATCTGTATCCCGGTGCCGTTCTACCACTGCTTCGGCATGGTGATGGGTAATCTTGCGGCCACTACTCACGGCGCGGCAATGGTGATCCCGGCGCCTGGCTTCAATCCGGCCGACACGCTGCGGGCGGTGCAGACCGAGCGGTGTACCAGCCTGTACGGCGTGCCGACGATGTTCATTGCCGAGCTCGGCCTGCCGGAGTTCGCCGATTACGAGCTGGGCAGCCTGCGCACCGGGATCATGGCGGGCGCGCCGTGCCCGGTCGAGGTGATGCGCAAGGTGATCTCGCACATGCACATGCCCGGGGTCTCGATCTGCTACGGCATGACGGAAACTTCGCCGGTCTCCACCCAGACACGCACCGACGACTCGCTGGCGCGCCGCGTCGGCACGGTCGGCCGGGTGGGTCCGCATCTAGAGATCATGGTGGTGGATCCGGTCACGGGCGAGACGGTGCCCCGCGGCGTGGTAGGCGAGTTCTGCACGCGAGGCTACTCGGTGATGGCCGGGTACTGGAATGACCCGGAGAAGACCGCCGAGGTGATCGACGCGGATGGCTGGATGCACACCGGGGATCTGGCGGCGATGGACGAATGCGGCTACGTCCGGATCGCCGGCCGGATCAAAGACCTCGTCATCCGGGGTGGCGAGAACATCTCCCCGCGTGAGATCGAGGAACTCCTGTTCACCCATCCCGATATTGTCGATGGTCACGTCATCGGGGTGCCCGACGCCAAGTATGGCGAGGAGCTCATGGCGGTGGTCAAGCTAAGAGCCGGGGCGCCGGAGCTGACTGTTGAGCGGTTGCGCGAGTTCTGCCTGGGGCGCATCGCGCGGTTCAAGATCCCGCGGTACCTGTGGATCGTCGACGAGTTCCCGATGACTGTCACCGGCAAGGTTCGTAAAGTGGAGATGCGACAACGGGCCGTCGAATACCTCAGCGGCCGACAGTGA
- a CDS encoding TetR/AcrR family transcriptional regulator, producing the protein MTASAPDGQPPRPEAPNRRSQLKSDRRLQLLSAAERLFAERGFLAVRLEDIGAAAGISGPAIYRHFPNKESLLVELLVGISARLLAGARDVTNRSPDSATALDGLIEFHLDFALGEPDLIRIQDRDLAHLPAVAERQVRKAQRQYVEVWVGVLRELNPVLVEADARLMAHAVFGLLNSTPHSVKATDSKPARTLRARAVLRAMTVAALSAGDRCR; encoded by the coding sequence GTGACAGCGTCCGCCCCGGACGGCCAGCCCCCCCGGCCTGAGGCCCCAAATCGTCGCAGTCAGTTGAAGTCCGACCGGCGATTGCAACTCCTGTCAGCCGCCGAACGATTGTTCGCCGAACGAGGATTCCTCGCGGTGCGGCTCGAAGATATCGGCGCAGCCGCCGGCATCAGCGGTCCGGCCATCTACCGCCACTTCCCCAACAAGGAGTCGCTACTGGTGGAATTGCTGGTCGGCATCAGTGCCCGGCTGCTCGCCGGTGCACGCGATGTGACGAACCGCAGCCCTGACTCGGCTACCGCGCTGGACGGCCTCATCGAATTTCACCTCGACTTTGCCCTGGGCGAACCGGACCTCATCCGCATCCAGGACCGTGACCTTGCGCATCTGCCGGCCGTCGCCGAGCGGCAGGTGCGAAAGGCCCAGCGACAATACGTGGAGGTCTGGGTCGGCGTCCTGCGTGAGCTGAACCCCGTCCTGGTCGAAGCCGACGCCCGGCTGATGGCCCACGCCGTATTCGGCCTGTTGAACTCCACGCCACACAGCGTGAAGGCGACCGATAGCAAGCCGGCGCGGACGCTGCGGGCACGCGCCGTGCTGCGGGCCATGACGGTCGCCGCGCTATCAGCCGGAGATCGGTGTCGGTAG
- a CDS encoding MmpS family transport accessory protein codes for MNDPRRPQRFGPPPPGYGPAGPHVPRNPSTTDPAYADQAPYGSAYGGYVSPPWSPPGPPPWPGPNEPNPTQQPPQYWQQDPPPPGGFPTDELTPPPPQGPRTPRWLWFAAGAAVLLVVALVIALVIANGSVKNQTAIEPLPPMPGPSPTLPTTTTRITPSPSTTPVPTTTSGTPTETTAGAMQTVVYNVTGEGRAISVTYMDTGDVIQTEFNVALPWRKEVSLSRSALHPASVTIVNIGHDVTCSVTVAGVQVRQRTGVGLTICDAGG; via the coding sequence ATGAACGATCCACGTCGCCCCCAGCGATTTGGTCCCCCTCCTCCCGGGTATGGACCGGCCGGGCCGCACGTTCCCCGAAATCCGTCGACTACCGACCCGGCCTACGCCGACCAGGCGCCATACGGCTCCGCCTACGGCGGCTACGTTTCCCCACCGTGGTCCCCACCGGGGCCCCCGCCATGGCCGGGCCCCAACGAGCCCAACCCGACCCAACAGCCGCCGCAATACTGGCAGCAAGACCCGCCCCCGCCGGGCGGATTTCCCACCGACGAGCTGACTCCCCCACCACCGCAAGGCCCACGAACGCCGCGCTGGTTATGGTTCGCCGCAGGCGCGGCCGTGCTGCTCGTCGTCGCGTTGGTCATCGCACTGGTCATCGCCAACGGCTCGGTCAAGAACCAAACCGCGATCGAGCCGTTGCCCCCGATGCCCGGGCCTAGCCCGACACTTCCGACAACGACAACACGGATCACACCCTCACCCAGCACCACACCGGTACCGACAACTACCAGCGGTACGCCCACCGAGACAACCGCCGGCGCGATGCAGACCGTTGTCTACAACGTCACGGGGGAAGGCCGTGCGATCAGCGTCACCTACATGGATACCGGCGACGTGATACAGACCGAGTTCAACGTGGCGCTGCCATGGCGCAAAGAGGTCAGCCTGTCCAGGTCGGCCTTGCATCCGGCCAGCGTCACGATCGTCAACATCGGTCATGACGTCACCTGCTCGGTCACGGTGGCCGGGGTTCAGGTACGCCAGCGCACCGGGGTGGGCCTGACGATCTGCGACGCCGGAGGCTAG
- a CDS encoding MFS transporter — translation MSHSESGSASRRVERRDTPARSPVLAWALWDCGSTGLNAIVGTFVFTVYLTDRVGQSPAGGTSPESWLGRTLAIAGLAIAVLAPVLGVWVESPRRRRVVLGGLTSLVVTLTASMSLIRDDPRYLLPGLALLAATVASSDLASVPYNAMLRQFCTPQTAGRISGFGWAAGYVGSVLLLVVVYLGFMSGTGPARGLLRLPTQDGWNVRATMLMTAAWLALFALPLLLFAHRLPESGPQTGPVSPPPMSMLGGYRKLWLDITAEWRRDRNLVYFLVASAVFRDGLAAMFVFGAVLGVNVYGLSQADVLVFGVAACVVAALGAVVGGLIDHRIGSKRVIVGSLTAIIAMALTLLALSGPLAFWVCALLLCLFIGPSQSSSRALLLQMAQHGKEGVAFGLYTMTGRAVSFLAPWMFSVFVDVFHAVRAGLGGVCLVLILGLLLMLRVRVGRHGGAVAAEPI, via the coding sequence ATGAGTCACTCGGAGTCGGGTTCAGCGAGCCGCCGAGTAGAACGTCGGGACACACCTGCGCGATCCCCAGTATTGGCCTGGGCACTGTGGGACTGCGGTTCCACCGGGCTGAACGCCATCGTGGGGACCTTCGTGTTCACCGTCTACTTGACCGACAGGGTGGGGCAGAGCCCGGCCGGAGGTACGTCCCCGGAGAGTTGGTTGGGTCGGACGCTGGCCATCGCCGGATTGGCGATCGCCGTGCTTGCCCCGGTACTGGGCGTCTGGGTGGAGTCGCCGCGCCGCCGACGGGTAGTACTGGGCGGGTTGACCAGCCTGGTGGTGACGCTGACCGCATCGATGAGCCTGATTCGTGACGACCCGCGCTACTTGTTGCCCGGCTTGGCGTTGCTGGCGGCGACCGTGGCGTCCAGCGACCTGGCCAGCGTCCCGTACAACGCGATGCTGCGCCAATTCTGCACACCGCAGACCGCGGGCCGGATCTCGGGCTTCGGATGGGCGGCCGGCTACGTCGGGAGCGTACTGCTGCTGGTGGTGGTTTATCTGGGCTTCATGTCCGGAACCGGCCCGGCGCGCGGTCTGCTGCGCCTGCCCACCCAGGATGGCTGGAACGTGCGGGCGACGATGCTGATGACTGCGGCGTGGCTGGCGCTGTTCGCGCTGCCACTGCTGTTGTTCGCCCACCGGCTACCCGAGTCAGGTCCGCAAACAGGTCCGGTGTCCCCCCCGCCGATGAGCATGCTCGGTGGTTATCGCAAACTTTGGCTGGATATCACCGCGGAATGGCGCCGCGACCGAAACCTGGTGTACTTCCTGGTGGCGAGCGCGGTCTTCCGCGACGGGCTGGCGGCGATGTTTGTTTTCGGCGCCGTACTCGGTGTCAACGTATATGGCCTTTCGCAAGCCGACGTCCTGGTCTTTGGTGTGGCCGCCTGCGTGGTGGCCGCGCTAGGAGCGGTAGTGGGTGGCCTCATCGACCACCGGATCGGATCCAAACGGGTCATCGTCGGATCACTGACGGCGATCATCGCCATGGCATTGACTTTGCTTGCCCTGTCCGGGCCGCTGGCGTTCTGGGTGTGCGCGCTGTTGCTGTGCCTGTTCATCGGACCGTCCCAGTCCTCGTCTCGCGCGCTGCTGCTGCAGATGGCCCAACACGGCAAGGAAGGAGTCGCCTTCGGGCTGTACACGATGACCGGCCGGGCGGTGTCCTTCCTAGCGCCCTGGATGTTTTCCGTCTTCGTGGACGTGTTCCATGCTGTCCGGGCCGGCTTGGGCGGGGTGTGCCTGGTGTTGATTCTTGGACTGCTGCTGATGCTGCGAGTGCGCGTTGGGCGGCACGGCGGCGCTGTCGCGGCCGAGCCGATCTAG
- the cmrA gene encoding mycolate reductase (Catalyzes the final step in mycolic acid biosynthesis.) yields MPIPAPSPDARSVVTGASQNIGAALATELAARGHSLIVTARREDVLTDLAARLVDKYRVAVEVRPADLSDPGERAKLCDELTARPISILCANAGTATFGPVSALDPAGEKAQVQLNALGVHDLTLAVLPGMIERKAGGILISGSAAGNSPIPYNATYAATKAFANTFSESLRGELRGTGVHVTLLAPGPVRTELPDAGEASLVEKLVPDFLWISTEHTARVSLDALERNKMRVVPGLTSKAMSVASQYAPRAIVAPIVGSFYKKLGG; encoded by the coding sequence ATGCCGATACCCGCCCCCAGTCCCGACGCACGTTCCGTTGTCACCGGAGCCTCGCAGAACATCGGCGCAGCGTTGGCCACCGAACTTGCCGCACGGGGGCACAGCCTGATCGTCACCGCGCGGCGCGAAGACGTGCTCACCGACCTCGCCGCCCGGTTGGTCGACAAGTACCGCGTCGCCGTCGAAGTACGACCGGCCGATCTTTCCGACCCCGGGGAACGAGCCAAGCTATGCGACGAACTTACCGCCCGCCCCATCTCGATCCTGTGCGCCAACGCCGGCACTGCGACATTCGGTCCGGTCTCGGCACTCGACCCGGCGGGCGAAAAGGCGCAGGTGCAGCTGAATGCCCTTGGAGTGCATGACCTTACGTTGGCGGTGCTACCTGGAATGATCGAGCGCAAAGCCGGCGGCATATTGATTTCCGGTTCGGCAGCAGGCAATTCACCAATTCCCTACAACGCCACCTACGCCGCCACCAAGGCCTTCGCGAACACCTTCAGCGAATCTCTGCGCGGCGAATTACGCGGTACCGGGGTGCACGTCACCCTACTCGCGCCGGGCCCGGTACGCACCGAGCTCCCCGATGCTGGCGAAGCGTCGCTCGTTGAGAAGTTGGTGCCCGACTTCCTCTGGATCTCGACCGAGCACACCGCCCGGGTATCTCTGGATGCCTTGGAGCGCAACAAGATGCGCGTTGTCCCGGGCCTTACGTCAAAAGCCATGTCGGTCGCCAGCCAATACGCTCCACGCGCGATCGTGGCGCCGATCGTGGGAAGCTTCTACAAGAAGCTGGGCGGCTAG
- a CDS encoding helicase HerA-like domain-containing protein, translated as MSTESASGGLGGPAQRISAGYAVEGRALELGTVVVDGVADPTAQIRIPLATVNRHGLVAGSTGTGKTKTLQLIAEQLSAAGVAVLMADVKGDLSGLARAGEANDKTAARAKDTGDDWAPTAFPVEFLSLGTKGIGVPVRATISSFGPILLAKILGLNATQESTLGLIFHWADQRGLPLLDLKDLRAVIGYLLGDEGKTELKSLGAVSPTTAGVILRALVNLEAEGADTFFGEPEIRPEDLLRVDSQGRGIVSLLEFGRQSLRPVMFSAFLMWMLADLFTFLPEVGDLDKPKLVFFFDEAHLLFTDASKAFLEQVEQTVKLIRSKGVGVFFCTQLPTDLPKDVLSQLGARIQHALRAFTPDDHKALAKTVRTYPKTDVYDLQSALTSLGIGEAIVTVLSERGAPTPVAWTRMRAPRSLMGAIGTDAIDAAARASSLQAAYGQTIDRQSAYELVNEKYGTGPQAPQQEVPAQRGPYDPLPWPSDIEVPPMPVPAGPQGPSMWEEVLKNPTVKSVLNTTAREITRSIFGTGRRRRR; from the coding sequence ATGAGCACCGAATCGGCGTCCGGTGGGCTTGGCGGGCCGGCCCAGCGAATCTCGGCCGGTTATGCCGTCGAAGGCCGGGCGCTGGAATTGGGCACCGTCGTCGTTGACGGCGTGGCCGACCCGACCGCACAGATTCGCATTCCGCTGGCCACCGTCAACCGGCACGGCCTGGTGGCCGGTTCCACCGGAACCGGCAAGACCAAAACGCTGCAGCTGATCGCCGAGCAGCTCAGCGCGGCGGGTGTGGCCGTGCTGATGGCCGATGTGAAGGGTGATCTGTCCGGCCTGGCCCGGGCGGGAGAGGCGAACGACAAGACCGCCGCGCGCGCCAAGGACACCGGGGACGACTGGGCGCCGACGGCGTTCCCGGTGGAGTTCTTGTCACTGGGCACCAAGGGAATTGGGGTTCCGGTGCGTGCGACGATTTCCAGCTTCGGCCCCATCTTGCTGGCAAAGATCTTGGGGCTCAACGCTACTCAGGAATCGACGCTCGGGCTGATCTTCCATTGGGCCGACCAGCGGGGATTGCCATTACTGGACCTGAAGGACTTGCGTGCGGTCATCGGTTACCTGCTCGGCGACGAGGGCAAGACCGAGCTGAAATCCCTTGGGGCAGTGTCTCCCACGACGGCCGGCGTCATCTTGAGGGCATTGGTCAATCTGGAGGCCGAGGGCGCCGACACCTTCTTTGGCGAGCCGGAAATCAGACCGGAGGACCTGCTGCGCGTCGACAGCCAAGGCCGCGGCATCGTCTCGTTGCTCGAGTTCGGCCGTCAGTCGTTGCGCCCGGTGATGTTCTCCGCCTTCCTGATGTGGATGTTGGCCGATCTATTCACGTTCCTGCCCGAGGTGGGGGATCTGGACAAGCCCAAGCTGGTCTTCTTCTTCGACGAGGCGCACCTGCTGTTCACCGACGCCTCCAAGGCCTTCCTGGAGCAGGTCGAGCAAACCGTCAAACTGATTCGCTCCAAGGGCGTCGGGGTGTTCTTCTGCACCCAGTTGCCAACCGATCTACCCAAGGACGTGCTCTCCCAACTGGGAGCCCGGATACAGCACGCGCTGCGGGCATTCACCCCCGACGATCACAAGGCGCTCGCCAAGACCGTCCGGACCTACCCGAAAACCGATGTCTACGACCTTCAGTCCGCGCTGACGTCCCTGGGCATTGGCGAGGCTATCGTCACCGTGCTCTCGGAGCGGGGCGCGCCGACGCCGGTGGCGTGGACCCGGATGCGAGCACCCCGATCGCTGATGGGCGCCATCGGCACCGACGCGATTGACGCTGCGGCCAGGGCCAGCTCACTGCAAGCCGCATACGGCCAGACCATTGATCGACAGTCGGCTTACGAGCTGGTGAACGAAAAGTACGGGACGGGGCCCCAAGCCCCGCAGCAGGAGGTTCCAGCCCAGCGGGGGCCCTACGATCCGCTGCCTTGGCCGAGCGACATCGAAGTGCCGCCGATGCCGGTGCCGGCCGGGCCGCAAGGCCCGTCCATGTGGGAAGAGGTACTGAAGAATCCGACGGTGAAGAGCGTGCTGAACACCACCGCGCGCGAGATCACCCGCAGCATCTTCGGTACTGGGCGGCGCCGGCGCAGGTAG
- the orn gene encoding oligoribonuclease produces the protein MRDELVWIDCEMTGLNVGSDKLIEIAALVTDADLNILGDGVDVVIHADDAALSGMIDVVTEMHSRSGLIAEVRASTVDMATAETMVLDYINEHVKQPKTAPLAGNSIATDRAFIARDMPTLNSFLHYRMIDVSSIKELCRRWYPRIYFGQPPKGLAHRALADIHESIRELQFYRRTAFVPLPGPSTSEIAAVVTELQGGADAPGETDSADEPPSG, from the coding sequence GTGCGCGACGAATTGGTGTGGATCGACTGCGAGATGACCGGGCTCAATGTGGGTTCGGACAAGTTGATCGAGATCGCCGCCCTGGTCACCGATGCCGATCTGAACATTCTGGGCGACGGTGTCGACGTGGTGATCCACGCCGACGACGCCGCGCTGTCGGGCATGATCGACGTCGTCACCGAGATGCACTCGCGCTCGGGACTGATCGCGGAGGTGAGGGCGTCCACCGTCGACATGGCGACTGCCGAAACCATGGTCCTTGACTACATCAACGAGCACGTCAAGCAACCCAAGACGGCGCCGCTGGCCGGCAACTCGATCGCCACCGATCGTGCGTTCATCGCCCGGGACATGCCCACCCTGAACTCGTTTCTGCACTACCGGATGATCGACGTCAGCTCGATCAAGGAACTCTGCCGACGCTGGTACCCGCGCATCTATTTCGGCCAGCCGCCCAAGGGGCTGGCGCACCGGGCGCTGGCCGACATTCACGAATCCATCCGCGAACTGCAGTTCTACCGGCGCACCGCATTCGTGCCCCTACCAGGGCCCTCTACCAGCGAAATCGCGGCGGTGGTCACCGAACTCCAGGGCGGAGCCGACGCACCGGGAGAAACCGATTCGGCCGACGAGCCGCCAAGCGGTTAA
- a CDS encoding L,D-transpeptidase, producing MMTAVVVGAVACSSGNGPAPLQVIVDKGTPFADLLVPKLTASVTDGAVGVTVDAPVSVTAADGVLAAVTMVNDNGRPVTGQLSPDGLHWSTTEQLGYNRRYTLNATALGLAGAATRQMTFQTSSPAHLTMPYVMPGDGEVVGIGEPVAIRFDENIADRVAAEKAIKITTNPPVEGALYWLNNREVRWRPEHFWKPGTAVDVAVNTYGVDMGEGMFGEDNVSTHFTIGDEVIATADDNTKMLTVRVNGEVVKTMPTSMGKDSTPTANGIYIVGARFKHIIMDSSTYGVPVNSPNGYRTDVNWATQISYSGVYVHSAPWSVGAQGRTNTSHGCLNVSPSNAEWFYDHVKRGDIVEIVNTVGGTLPGTEGLGDWNIPWDQWRAGNAKA from the coding sequence ATGATGACCGCCGTGGTGGTCGGTGCCGTCGCATGCAGCAGCGGGAACGGACCTGCGCCGCTGCAGGTCATCGTGGATAAGGGCACGCCGTTCGCCGATCTGCTGGTCCCCAAGCTCACCGCCTCGGTGACCGACGGCGCCGTCGGCGTCACCGTGGATGCACCGGTGTCGGTCACCGCGGCCGACGGCGTGCTGGCGGCGGTCACCATGGTCAACGACAACGGCAGGCCGGTGACTGGTCAGCTCAGCCCCGACGGACTGCACTGGTCGACGACCGAACAGCTCGGCTACAACCGGCGCTACACACTGAACGCGACGGCGCTCGGACTTGCGGGCGCGGCGACCCGCCAGATGACCTTCCAAACCAGTTCCCCCGCGCACCTGACGATGCCCTACGTCATGCCGGGTGATGGTGAGGTGGTGGGTATCGGTGAGCCGGTGGCGATCCGGTTCGACGAGAACATCGCAGACCGCGTGGCCGCCGAGAAGGCCATCAAAATCACCACCAACCCGCCCGTCGAGGGCGCGTTGTACTGGCTGAACAACCGCGAAGTGCGTTGGCGCCCCGAGCATTTCTGGAAGCCGGGTACCGCTGTTGACGTTGCGGTCAACACCTACGGTGTCGATATGGGTGAGGGAATGTTCGGCGAGGACAACGTGAGCACGCACTTCACCATCGGCGATGAGGTCATCGCGACCGCCGACGACAACACCAAGATGCTGACCGTGCGGGTCAACGGCGAAGTCGTCAAAACCATGCCGACGTCAATGGGCAAGGACAGCACCCCCACGGCCAACGGCATCTACATCGTCGGTGCGCGGTTCAAGCACATCATCATGGACTCGTCGACCTACGGCGTACCCGTCAACTCGCCCAACGGATATCGCACCGACGTCAATTGGGCCACCCAGATTTCCTACAGCGGTGTCTATGTGCATTCCGCGCCGTGGTCGGTGGGCGCTCAGGGCCGCACCAACACTAGCCACGGTTGCCTGAACGTGAGCCCAAGCAACGCGGAGTGGTTCTACGACCACGTCAAACGTGGTGACATCGTCGAGATCGTCAACACCGTGGGAGGCACGCTGCCCGGGACCGAGGGGCTGGGCGACTGGAACATCCCGTGGGATCAATGGCGCGCCGGCAACGCCAAGGCGTGA
- a CDS encoding DUF3618 domain-containing protein, with product MADRDPDTIKQEIDLARDQLAATVDSLAERANPRRLADDLKARAIGFVTRPAVTVSLVGVGILVVVVVVRRVRNR from the coding sequence GTGGCGGACCGCGATCCCGACACCATCAAGCAGGAGATCGACCTCGCCCGCGACCAGCTGGCCGCGACCGTCGATTCCCTTGCTGAGCGCGCCAATCCCCGCCGTCTCGCGGATGACCTCAAGGCGCGGGCGATCGGGTTCGTCACGCGGCCCGCGGTGACGGTGTCACTGGTTGGGGTTGGCATCCTCGTCGTGGTCGTGGTGGTGCGCCGGGTCAGGAATCGCTGA
- the bcp gene encoding thioredoxin-dependent thiol peroxidase yields MTKTSRLAPGDTAPAFTLLDADGTKVSLADYRGRRVVVYFYPAASTPGCTKQACDFRDNLGDFTDAGLDVVGISPDSPAKLAKFRDAEGLTFPLLSDPDRTVLAAWGAYGEKQMYGKTVQGVIRSTFVVDENGKIAVAQYNVKATGHVAKLRRDLPV; encoded by the coding sequence GTGACCAAGACCTCGCGGTTGGCGCCCGGCGACACTGCGCCTGCTTTCACCCTGCTCGATGCCGACGGCACCAAGGTGTCGCTGGCCGACTATCGAGGACGCCGCGTCGTCGTGTACTTCTATCCGGCGGCCTCGACACCGGGATGCACCAAGCAGGCCTGTGATTTTCGCGACAACTTGGGCGATTTCACCGATGCCGGCCTCGACGTCGTCGGTATCTCCCCCGACTCACCGGCGAAGCTCGCCAAGTTCCGCGACGCCGAGGGCCTGACCTTCCCACTGCTGTCCGATCCCGACCGCACGGTGCTAGCCGCCTGGGGCGCCTACGGGGAGAAGCAGATGTACGGCAAGACGGTCCAGGGGGTGATCCGGTCCACCTTTGTCGTCGACGAAAATGGCAAGATCGCCGTCGCGCAGTACAACGTGAAGGCCACCGGCCACGTCGCTAAACTTCGGCGCGACCTGCCGGTGTAG